A genomic stretch from Engraulis encrasicolus isolate BLACKSEA-1 chromosome 10, IST_EnEncr_1.0, whole genome shotgun sequence includes:
- the adora1b gene encoding adenosine receptor A1b, with product MPEALSSSQALYIGMEVVIAVSSVIGNVMVVWAVKINKSLRDTTFCFIVSLALADIAVGALVIPLAITISIGLQTHFYSCLMVACTVLVLTQSSILALLAIAIDRYLRVKIPTSYKRVVTTRRAGVAVVACWALALLVGLTPMLGWNNLSNLRRRSNGTDMGPDMVITCQFENVISMQYMVYFNFFGWVLPPLLLMLAIYTEIFYMIHKQLNKKVSTSHTDPSKYYDKELKLAKSLALVLFLFAVSWLPLHIVNCVTLFCPACHKPMPVIYVAILLTHGNSAVNPIIYAFRIKKFRTAFLKIWKQYLCCKDTPPLDTQHSERFNHHDGNGNGHGAPVPPGQTKTLAAASPATPTKQPISPQQTGPEKDPAVGPKNDTEKGPNSTENKQVSSDSEQQPDMTTRNGPGLGEPLEQNSV from the exons ATGCCTgaagctctctcctcctcccaagcGCTGTACATCGGAATGGAGGTGGTAATTGCCGTGTCCTCTGTCATCGGAAACGTGATGGTCGTTTGGGCTGTAAAAATTAACAAGTCGTTAAGAGACACCACGTTCTGTTTCATCGTCTCGCTGGCCCTGGCTGACATTGCGGTCGGAGCTTTGGTCATCCCGCTGGCCATAACCATTAGTATCGGACTTCAAACTCACTTCTACAGCTGTCTCATGGTGGCGTGCACAGTGCTGGTACTGACGCAAAGTTCCATCCTTGCCCTCCTAGCGATTGCTATTGACCGCTATCTCAGAGTCAAGATCCCGACCAG CTACAAGCGGGTGGTGACCACGCGGCGTGCGGGCGTGGCGGTGGTGGCGTGCTGGGCGCTGGCCCTGCTGGTGGGCCTGACCCCCATGCTGGGCTGGAACAACCTCAGCAACCTGCGGCGACGCAGCAACGGCACGGACATGGGCCCGGACATGGTGATCACCTGCCAGTTCGAGAACGTGATCAGCATGCAGTACATGGTCTACTTCAACTTCTTCGGCTGGGTGCTGCCGCCCCTGCTGCTCATGCTGGCCATATACACCGAGATCTTCTACATGATACACAAGCAGCTCAACAAGAAG gTGAGCACCAGCCACACGGACCCCAGCAAGTACTACGACAAGGAGCTGAAGCTGGCCAAGTCGCTGGCGCTGGTGCTCTTCCTCTTCGCCGTCAGCTGGCTACCGCTGCACATCGTCAACTGCGTGACGCTCTTCTGCCCGGCGTGCCACAAGCCCATGCCCGTCATCTACGTGGCCATCCTGCTCACGCACGGCAACTCGGCCGTCAACCCCATCATCTACGCCTTCCGCATCAAGAAGTTCCGCACCGCCTTCCTGAAGATCTGGAAGCAGTACCTCTGCTGCAAGGACACGCCGCCCCTCGACACGCAGCACAGCGAGAGATTCAACCACCACGACGGCAACGGCAACGGCCACGGGGCGCCGGTGCCGCCAGGGCAGACGAAGACGCTGGCTGCCGCCTCACCGGCAACCCCGACGAAGCAGCCGATTTCACCGCAGCAGACAGGGCCGGAGAAAGACCCGGCGGTGGGCCCGAAGAATGACACGGAGAAAGGGCCCAACTCGACAGAGAACAAGCAGGTGTCGTCTGACTCGGAACAGCAGCCAGACATGACAACTCGGAATGGGCCAGGACTAGGGGAGCCACTTGAGCAGAATAGCGTATGA